TCTACGGGGGGCACGAGTAGTTTACTTGCCAAGGAAGGTGTACCCGTTATAGGAATTTCAGAAGTTACAGGGTTCCCAGAAATTATGGATGGTCGTGTGAAAACATTACATCCAGCTGTACACAGCGGTTTACTCGCTGTACGTGACAATGTGGAACATCAGCAACAGATGAAGGAACTGGATCTTGGTTATATCGACCTTGTTGTCGTGAACCTGTATCCTTTCCAAGATACCATTGCTAAGCCAGACGTATCGTATGAAGAAGCTATTGAGAACATTGATATTGGTGGACCTACCATGCTTCGTTCAGGCGCTAAAAACCATGCTTTTGTAAGTGTGGTAGTAGATTCTAGCGATTACAGCACAGTGCTCGAAGAAATCCGCAAGGATGGAGACACAACACTGGAGACTCGCAAACGGCTCGCGGCAAAAGTATTCCGTCATACGGCGGCTTACGACGCTCTGATCTCTGATTATTTGTCGAATGTGACAGGTGATCCGTTGCCAGAACGCTTAACAGTGACTTATGAGAAAATTCAAGATTTGCGTTACGGCGAGAATCCTCATCAAACAGCAGCATTCTACCGTAAACCGCTCGCTCCTGAAGGAACGCTAACGACAGCAGAGCAGATTCATGGTAAGGAATTGTCTTTCAACAATATCAACGATGCGAATGCAGCTCTGCAAATTGTGAAGGAATTCGATGAACCAGCAGTGGTAGCCGTTAAGCACATGAATCCTTGTGGTGTGGGAACGGGAGCTAATATCCACGAAGCCTATCAAAAAGCGTACAATGCGGATCCTACGTCCATTTTTGGTGGGATTGTCGCTGCGAACCGTACGATTGATGCAGATACTGCTGAATTACTCAAAGAGATTTTCTTAGAAATTATACTTGCTCCTGATTTCACAGCAGAAGCGCTTGAAATTCTAACGAAGAAGAAAAATATCCGTCTCTTGAAAATGGGCGAATTCGGTTCTTCTAAAGAACGCAGTAGCCAATTC
The nucleotide sequence above comes from Paenibacillus sp. IHBB 10380. Encoded proteins:
- the purH gene encoding bifunctional phosphoribosylaminoimidazolecarboxamide formyltransferase/IMP cyclohydrolase, with the protein product MGIKRALVSVSDKQGIVDFCRELSALGVEIISTGGTSSLLAKEGVPVIGISEVTGFPEIMDGRVKTLHPAVHSGLLAVRDNVEHQQQMKELDLGYIDLVVVNLYPFQDTIAKPDVSYEEAIENIDIGGPTMLRSGAKNHAFVSVVVDSSDYSTVLEEIRKDGDTTLETRKRLAAKVFRHTAAYDALISDYLSNVTGDPLPERLTVTYEKIQDLRYGENPHQTAAFYRKPLAPEGTLTTAEQIHGKELSFNNINDANAALQIVKEFDEPAVVAVKHMNPCGVGTGANIHEAYQKAYNADPTSIFGGIVAANRTIDADTAELLKEIFLEIILAPDFTAEALEILTKKKNIRLLKMGEFGSSKERSSQFLFTSIDGGMVVQESDVHSVDASDLKVVTDRQPTEEELKQLLFGWKVVKHVKSNAIVLASDNMTVGVGAGQMNRVGSAKIAIEQAGEKAKGAVLASDAFFPMGDTVEFAAKAGITAIIQPGGSIKDEESIKAANEAGIAMVFTGVRHFKH